tgtatttttttcattttcttattgtttattaCCAGTGTGTAGAAATACAGAGATTTTTGTATAAGGTCAATTGAAAAAAAAGGGCTGGTACAACAGGATAAACATATGAGAAAAAACGAAACTTGACCCCTGTCTCAACATATATAATAAACCCAAAGTTAAAACTCCTAGAACGGTTcagtccaatagaactttctgtgatgacagAAATGTTCTTTGTATTGCCTAATTAGATAGCCACTGGCCTCATGTGGCTgttgagcacttaaaatgtgaGTACTATGACTGAGAAATCGAATTTTAAATTGTACTTAAATTTGAAGAGCCACCTGTGGCTGTTGGCTACTGTACTGAACAGGATGATTGTAGAAGAAAGCTTCGAAGAATATCTTTGTGATTTTAGAGTTAGCAATTAGTTCTTAAGATGTAAAAGCACTAACATAGATGATAAAAGTTAGTAATTTGAAATTAATGGAAATGTAAAGCTGTTTATCTAAAGACAtctctaagaaaatgaaaatgcaggtcACAGatcaagagaaaatataattgtatcCAGACAAACAAACACTTTTGCACGACTCCATTtgtatgaatctcaaaaacaggCTAATCTGCAGtgataaaaatcaaaacagatggagacttctctggcggtccagtggttaagactctgtgctcccaatgtagggggaatgatttcagtccctggttggggagctaagattcctgCCTGTCCTGCagtgtcccctccccacccccaacctcacccaaaacaaaaaacaaaacagattgcTTCTAGGAGGTATTGCCTCCAGGAGGTGTAAATTGGCTGGAGGTTTAAGAACAGGCAAAGCTAATCAATGGAAATAGAAATCAGATCTGTGTTACCTGAAGGGGCTGGAAATTGAATGGAAGGAACCTttccagaagaaaggaaatattctatatcttgattaGAGGGTTACTTGGGTGTATGTgtcaataaaaatacatttaattttatgtttaagatCTATTGATTTCAGTACATAGATTTTACTCAGTGATGGGATGAatagaaactgaactgaaacaagccATGTCCATGACCAGTTTTTCACATACAGGTTTTTTAGTTTATCAgtcaaggaaggaaagaggaataaAAGGATGGTCTGTTtaggtgtctcagacagtaaagaatctgccagcaataaagagacctgggttcaatcctcggttgggaagatcttttggagaagggaatggcaacccactccagtattcttgcctggagaactccatggacagaggagcctggcaggctacagtccatggggttgcaaagagtcagacacgactgagtgactaacactttcacttttcagactcTAAGAACAAAGATGGATTTCCCCCTTGTTTTCAGGAAGGGAGAATCAGATTGTACTTTTATCACAAGGAGAGATCATGGGGAGAAAGATGAGTAGGGGTGAGGCAGGGAAGGCATCTTACTGTCCACTGCCTGCGCTCTGCCCTGGGGAAGGGGCAAGATGCTCTGCTCTTGTGCCTTTGTTTTTCAGCAAGGACTGGTGCAGAGGGAGGTGGTCAATGGCCCCAACTCGTAATCCTGAGAACATGTAGCCTGGATAATGGAAGAGCTGCTATGCACAGCTGGGTTGGCTTTCATACTCAGCTGATGCTCTAGATAGGGAGGAAGTGAGTACTCAGAGCTTCTTAGCCTGGAATCGGGAGAGGGCATGATCCCAGCCATCCTAACCATGCTTTTTTCTAACATGTTAATCCCCTCTTTTTCCTCAATGACTTTTTAGTTTCTTAGGTCACAGATTGTTGGCACCATTCATCCCTGTTCTCAAACATCTTTTAAACTTGGGTGAAGTGACAACCAGGGGAAGAAAATCACTTACTGAAAGATAAGACAACTTATATTTGCATTAAAGCACAATTCTGTCAGTCTCtctcaaatgatttttctctgaattctgaATACAACCTATTAATGTTGAACTCTTGTGTCAGTCATTGATCTTTGTATCACCTTTGCTGAGTGGGCAATGAGATTGGTTAATCAGGCCTATCATTAAAATGAGGAACTCGGATTTCTGAGAGGAATTCCTCATCTGATGTCAGTTGGGTCATCTGATGCCATCTGATGTCATGCAGGAGATAAACCTAATATAAAAGTGTCTCCACTGCCTGGATTACAAAGCTTCTAGAATTACTGAACTCTCAAATCCAGATGATTCCTGATAATTTGGAGGTGAGTTTCTAAGAGCTGTAAATGGATCCCATATCACCTACCCCATGACAGCTTGGTCATAAATGCTATATCGTGAGTCATCAATGGGATGGGGATGACGAGGTTTAAAAACTGAAGTCACTGAGATTACACATGCCTTAAATGTAGACTCCAGAGCCTACTTGTTGTCAAGTTCTATTCTGGATTTGAAGGCATGTTCAGACATGATTCTTGACCTTATGAAGTCACTCTACCTGTGTGGGAGTCACTCTTATAtcaatctagaaagatggtgattAAAGTAGGtggggtagggacttccctggtggtctagtggctaagactccttgctcccaatgcagggagcccaggttcaatccttgtttagggaagtagatcccacatgccacaactaaagaacccaCAAGCCACAGCTATGACCTGGTGCAGATGAATTTCAGGTGGGCCATCAGGTTATTCAATTTGTATCTGCTCTTTCTGTCATGTACTTATGGTGCTCATTGAGAGttattttattcatccattcaccaaTTTCTACCATTAAATTGCTAATTTGTTCCACACTAAATGAAACAGGGAATTAAGAAGCTGAGTTTTTTAACCACTCCTGTCACTGATTGTGTCAGTCAAGCAGGCAGTCTGACTGCTCCTTACCTTAGCTTCTGCCTCTGTGAAATAGGTATAACTTTTGGCCCAAGTGGCTGCATGGGCCAGTTTTGAGAACTGGGAGAGATCAATAGATATGGCAGTGCTTTGACAAACATGAAGCTCACCCCTGTGGGATCGAATTGTTGTTCAGGCTGGTCTGATGGTGGCCAGCGGCTCTAAACCTGACCATAAGTAGTGATCCTTGGGGATTCTAAGAAAATACAGATTGCCTGTCCCTTCCACCAGAGATCCAGAGATCCTGCAAGCAGGAATATTGAATTTTGAGAAGCCCTACAAGTAATTATACTGCAGATAGAATACCAAGGGTCCCACTGAGAAATACTGGTGTGTGATGCAGAATATAGAAGACCGCTTAGTGAAAAGCATCTTTTCAGGATGGTCTGAGGACCCACACCTTGAGTCTTTTGCCTTGCATTTATTTGTACATCTTCAGAAGTGGTGTCTTTCAGTCTGATGTTTGTCTGCACTTTCTGTACGGGGACTTGCACTTCATAGATGCTGGAAACCATCATCCTGTGGGTAACTGAACTGGAGGGTAAGGAgtcttttattttgcctttctttacAGCAATGCAGAGTCTTCGGAGAAGAGATTCAGAATGAATAGCTTTGTGTCAGACTTTGGAAAGCCCCTGGAGCCAGATAAGGTGTTTTCTCGACAGGGCAATGAGGAATCCAGGTCCTTCTTTCACTGCTACATCAATGAAGTGGACCACTTGGAGAAGGCCAAAGCTTGTCTCCAGACCACGGCCCTCGACAGTGAAGTTCATCTCCAGGAAGCCATCAGATGCTGTGGGCAGCCAGAGGAGGAGCTGAACAGGCTCATGAAATTCGACATCCCCAACTTCGTCAACACGGACCAGAACTCCTTTGGAGAAGATGATCTCCTGATTTCTGAAACACCTATTGTTCTAGAAAATAAGCCAGTGGTCCAAACCTCACACAAAGAGTTAGACTGAGAAGCACATTTTATCAGGTGTCTTCCTGAAAATGTTGGGTTTGTCATTGAGTAGCCAGAAATCTCTATTCAtcgagattgtgtgtgtgtttgtgtatgagagacagagacagagagaggcagaaagacagagaagagaaCCCTCCGAGAAGAAAGATGGTGAAGCTGAGTTTTCATGCTTTTAAACATATTTGGAGCTTTGGGGGGAACCAAATATTTACACTATCTCATCTTCCTTGTTGAAAAACTTGGTCACATATTCTGCATCAGCGTGCGTGAACGGGGTTTGATGTGTCGTGTTTCCCGTCTGGTCCTGCCATTGCCATGCTCTGCCTTTAGCAAGTTACTTTGACTCTCTGGGCTGCCACCTTTTTATCTGTAAGGTGAGGAGTCTGGAGTAGGTGATCCAATAATGTGTGGACTTTTGACTTTGTATTCACATGAGGCTGGAAATACCCAAAATTATATAAACTAGAGGCTGCCCCCTGGTTCTTGTTATAACATTCCCCCAGGTCTGTACATCTGACTCAACCCTTAATTGAATCCAACTTATGTCAGGAGCTCGAGCATCTCCCAGGGTGTCAGGAGACCTTGTCTCTCATGGTCACTGTGGCCAAATTTATAGTGTTTTCATAAAACAGCTCAAACCTGGAGACAGCCCCCACACCCCATGCCCCAAGATGAGTACCTTATATGACAATCTCATCCCCCAAAATGTATGGAAGGTTGTCAGCTGAGTAAAGGGAAGTGCCTTCTGTGTCCCTGCGTTAGTGTAACTGTGATTGGTCACACTGCTGTGTCATTGGCTAGAGAACAAGAAGAGTGCTATTTGCCAGGCTGTCTGTTTGCTTGGCAGATGTGTGGGTGATGGTTGTGTAGCTAGTGTGTAGCTTTTGAGTTGGGATGGTGAATGGGTTATAAATACCCCATCAACAGACATTCCAGGTGGCTTGGTGCAACTCGAGAGTTAATTTCACGAAGGAATTAAATCTGCACACTGTTTTGGAAATGACTTTGTTTTGCCCAGTCACATTGCATGCATGGCCAGCTACTAATCTCTGGGTGGCACTTTCAATATGGACTTTTGTTTACCACCTGTCTTgcttaaactgaaaaataaatacatttattgcaCCATAATTTTCTCTGGTTCTTTGTTTTCACACgtccagtttttcattttatttaaaaatagttccacatttatcagttcagttcagttcagtcgctcagtcaggtctgactctttgcgaccccatgaatcgcagcacgccaggcctccctgttcatcaccatctcccggagttcactcagactcacgtccatcaagtcagtgatgccatccagccatctcatcctctgtcagccccttttcctcctgcccccaatccctcccagcatcagagtcttccgagtcaactcttcgcatgaggtggccaaagtgctggagtttcagctttagcgtcattccttccaaagaacacccagggctgatctcccttagaagggactggttggatctccttgcagttcaagggactctcaagagtcttctccaacaccacagttaatgCCTCCTAATTTCTGTCATCTCCAAGTTCCTAGTGGTATGAGTCATGTAAcaaatttcttttagaatttattCCACCAAAAGAAATACCTTTCCCATAATTGTCTTTTGAGGAAAATAGTATTTTTTGACTCAAAGCATGGGACATTTCTTATAGTTAATATACATTCTTGCAAAAAGAAACTTCCTGTTTTCATTAAAGAGTACTGATTTTAATGGCTTTTATGAATGTgaatattattattcataatttaaGTAATCGAATATAAACCACGGTTATCTATTACTAAGATGTAAAACTATTTAAGTGGCTTAAATTTTAGTTAAAAGATTTATTAGAAGActgatggatatttttaaaagatggaaaaatatccaTGGCTATATACCATCGTTCTTATTGACTAAATGTCAAGAATTGTGAAGGGTCTAAGATTTGACCCCTCTTTCAAGCTTACAAGTATCATGTCACAGTTCTGTGGAAGCTGGCAGAAGGCACCAgactcctgggtcagaaacaAAGAACTTCATGAGGGCATAGCAAGCAGCATGTCCTTCTTGTTCAGGTTGGTTCCTGAGTCCATTTGCTGTTGCTCTTGTAACAAAGGACCACTCACTCAGTGACTTAAAGCAACCcacatttattctcttacagttctcaCGTGCAGAAGTGCGAGGTCAGTGACAGTGGGCTAGAATCAAGGTGTCATCAGGGCTCCATATGGAGGCTCTAGCGAAGGAtccatttcttgtctttttcagcTTCCAGAGGCTCTTCACATTTTTTGGCTCATGGCCCTGTATCATTGCCACCTCTGTTTCCACTTTACCTAGCTATCTCTGACCATCCTGCCTCTCTCCTATAAGACCTTTGTAATAACACTGGATTACCCACAGTAGTCTctcatctcaagattcttaacttaatcacatccaCAAAGTCCTTTTCACCATGCAAGGTACTATATGCATAGGTTCTAGGGATTAAGAATGGACAtgtttggtggggggagggcattATCCTACTACA
The nucleotide sequence above comes from Bubalus bubalis isolate 160015118507 breed Murrah chromosome 10, NDDB_SH_1, whole genome shotgun sequence. Encoded proteins:
- the MRAP2 gene encoding melanocortin-2 receptor accessory protein 2 yields the protein MKGTERNLSKVEMSAQRLISNRTAQQSASNSDYTWEYEYYEIGPVSFEGLKAHKCPGQGLVQREVVNGPNSNAESSEKRFRMNSFVSDFGKPLEPDKVFSRQGNEESRSFFHCYINEVDHLEKAKACLQTTALDSEVHLQEAIRCCGQPEEELNRLMKFDIPNFVNTDQNSFGEDDLLISETPIVLENKPVVQTSHKELD